A genomic segment from Andrena cerasifolii isolate SP2316 chromosome 7, iyAndCera1_principal, whole genome shotgun sequence encodes:
- the LOC143371213 gene encoding mitochondrial sodium/calcium exchanger protein, with protein MDPYRYKRFSTFTDCSNIWNIPVQDRCEWLKKTKDCITDSIFQYTELLFCTFRSDTLYFSIGLVLMILWLLYLFLILGTAADNFFCPSLAVIASVMRLSENIAGVTILAFGNGAPDIFTSLVSGSEEGIIMFTELIGAGIFVTAIIAGSVAVVKPFRVHMKPLMRDACFYMVSICWISYVVKDETIHLWEALSFIGCYALFIVTVVLMQMYDNREAMVKNRIPSVADPDVLRTYLANKDATTVPKIPVRSRAVGLRAKLDVAIATELERERARNNLTMDETVEEAEDTARPKGLFREFLYDVNPIGGEDWTNANLLFKFILIIRSPAMFLLQLFIPLVNTTAAKQGWSKLLNCFQLCVTPTMALFLLNVWRGSLGPIPIAPIFLVVGTVIGVIVFLTTHVDRLPKFHNVFAFLGFLAAMLTVYLLAGEVMAVLQCIGYAFSISDAMLGITFLAWGNSVGDMISNIAIARQGFPRMGFAACFGGPMFNTLLGLGLTYGIAAAGEPYRQMDMRMSDMAPGCLAFLLCSLLITIAYFNITGAVARKSYGYVLYSIYLAFILVQFLSELHVIHPLGTDHRPE; from the exons ATGGATCCTTACCGATACAAGAGGTTTAGTACATTT ACCGATTGCTCAAACATTTGGAATATTCCTGTACAAGACCGTTGCGAATGGCTGAAGAAAACGAAGGACTGCATCACAGATTCCATATTTCAGTACACGGAGCTGCTGTTTTGCACGTTTCGATCGGATACACTTTACTTCAGTATTGGATTGGTGCTCATGATACTATGGCTTTTGTATCTGTTTCTGATCTTGGGAACCGCGGCAGACAATTT CTTCTGCCCGTCACTGGCGGTGATAGCCAGTGTAATGCGGCTGTCGGAGAATATAGCCGGGGTGACGATATTGGCATTCGGAAACGGTGCTCCTGACATCTTCACGTCCCTCGTATCGGGCAGCGAGGAAGGGATAATAATGTTCACGGAATTAATCGGCGCTGGAATCTTCGTGACGGCGATCATCGCCGGTTCCGTGGCGGTGGTCAAGCCCTTTCGAGTACACATGAAACCCCTCATGAGGGACGCCTGCTTCTACATGGTGTCGATATGCTGGATCAGCTACGTCGTGAAAGACGAGACGATTCACCTGTGGGAAGCTCTAA GCTTCATAGGTTGTTACGCGCTGTTCATCGTCACGGTGGTGCTCATGCAGATGTACGACAACCGAGAGGCGATGGTGAAAA ACAGGATCCCAAGTGTAGCGGATCCAGACGTCCTGCGCACTTACTTGGCGAACAAGGACGCAACCACCGTACCCAAGATTCCCGTGAGGAGTCGTGCTGTTGGactgagagctaagctgg ATGTCGCGATTGCAACGGAATTGGAGAGGGAAAGGGCGCGCAATAATTTGACGATGGATGAGACTGTGGAGGAAGCTGAAGACACCGCCAGGCCAAAGGGACTTTTCAGGGAATTTCTGTACGACGTTAATCCGATAGGCGGGGAGGATTGGACAAACGCGAACCTGCtctttaaattcattttaattatCCGCTCACCTGCCATGTTCCTACTTCAATTATTTATCCCCCTTGTGAACACGACTGCCGCAAAGCAAGGCTGGTCCAAGCTGCTAAATTGCTTCCAGCTGTGTGTGACACCGACGATGGCATTGTTTCTATTAAACG TCTGGCGAGGAAGCCTTGGCCCGATTCCAATAGCGCCGATATTCCTCGTTGTCGGCACTGTAATTGGTGTAATTGTGTTTCTAACGACCCACGTGGATCGCCTACCAAAGTTTCATAAC GTTTTTGCATTTCTCGGATTCTTGGCCGCCATGCTGACCGTCTATCTGCTAGCTGGGGAGGTAATGGCAGTTCTCCAATGCATAGGCTATGCTTTCAGTATATCGGACGCCATGCTGGGTATCACGTTCCTCGCGTGGGGTAACAGTGTTGGTG ACATGATATCAAACATCGCCATAGCCAGGCAGGGATTTCCACGAATGGGATTTGCGGCCTGCTTTGGAGGGCCGATGTTCAATACGCTCCTAGGATTAGGTCTAACTTACGGAATAGCTGCTGCCGGAGAACCCTATCGACAGATGGATATGAGGATGAGCGACATGGCACCAGGCTGTTTGGCTTTCCTCCTGTGCTCATTGCTAATTACCATCGCCTACTTTAATATCACTGGCGCGGTGGCTCGAAAGTCCTACGGATACGTTTTGTACTCTATATACTTAGCGTTTATTCTCGTTCAGTTCCTCAGTGAACTTCACGTGATCCACCCTCTGGGTACCGATCATCGTCCAGAGTAA